A section of the Mycobacterium sp. 3519A genome encodes:
- a CDS encoding LysA protein, producing the protein MTISEFLGRGRVCADEDLLRCELYRKSFATAEVVFPAFALRNRLVAKWVRDHRVAVDLRSGEDLAIAIAAGIHPSRLSLDAEWMAEHDLRVAARLGIGLIRVGSMEQIEALSAVDYRRHEIVVCLSDGTARGFRFDSLELDHAIGAVVAGNRFNLVGLHCDVGAQLHEFISYPAAVGDMITTMDQVRRHHRMVLTRVGLGGGRTVPQGDWSRALPELSMQIEQSVDDACATLRFPRPLVVLTPGLAITGQNAA; encoded by the coding sequence GTGACGATCTCTGAGTTTCTTGGCCGTGGACGGGTGTGCGCCGATGAGGATCTGCTGCGCTGCGAGCTGTACCGCAAGTCGTTTGCGACGGCGGAGGTGGTTTTTCCGGCGTTCGCGTTGAGGAATCGGTTGGTCGCGAAGTGGGTGCGCGACCATCGCGTGGCGGTGGATCTGCGCTCGGGCGAGGATCTCGCGATCGCGATTGCGGCGGGCATCCACCCGTCGCGGTTGAGCTTGGACGCTGAGTGGATGGCCGAACATGATCTGCGGGTGGCGGCCCGGTTGGGCATCGGATTGATCCGCGTCGGGTCGATGGAGCAGATAGAAGCGTTGTCGGCGGTCGACTATCGCCGGCACGAGATTGTCGTGTGTCTGTCCGACGGTACGGCGCGCGGTTTCCGGTTCGACTCGCTGGAACTGGACCACGCGATCGGCGCTGTGGTGGCGGGCAACCGGTTCAATCTTGTTGGGCTGCATTGTGATGTCGGTGCACAGCTGCACGAGTTCATCAGTTATCCGGCGGCCGTCGGGGACATGATCACGACGATGGATCAGGTGCGTAGGCACCACCGGATGGTGCTGACCCGCGTTGGTCTCGGTGGCGGTCGGACTGTGCCGCAGGGGGATTGGTCGCGCGCGTTGCCTGAGTTGTCGATGCAGATCGAACAGTCCGTCGACGACGCGTGCGCGACGTTGCGGTTCCCTCGGCCGCTGGTGGTGCTGACGCCGGGGTTGGCGATCACGGGTCAGAACGCGGCGTGA
- the kdpA gene encoding potassium-transporting ATPase subunit KdpA codes for MNSTTAGILFLVSLIIALVAVHVPLGDYMYRVYTTTKDSRSERLIYRLIGADSKAEQTWGAYARSVLAFSAVSILFLFLLQLVQGKLPLHLNDPGTPMTPALAWNTAVSFVTNTNWQAYSGESTQGHLVQMAGLAVQNFVSAAVGMAVAIAFVRGLARRNTGDLGNFWVDLVRGTVRILLPLSVIAAIILVAGGAIQNFHLHDQVVNTLAGGQQTITGGPVASQEVIKELGTNGGGFYNANSAHPFENPTSWTNWIEIFLLSCIAFSLPRTFGRMVESKKQGYAIAAVMGVIATISVTFMLWFQIQAHGTVPTAVGSAMEGVEQRFGVPDSAVFADLTTLTSTGAVDSFHDSYTSLGGMITLFNMQLGEVAPGGVGSGLYGMLILAIITVFVAGLMVGRTPEYLGKKITPREIKLAATYFLITPLIVLTGTAVAMALPGQRAGMLNTGPHGLSEVLYAFTSATNNNGSAFAGITVNTNWYNTALGLAMVFGRFLPIIFVLALAGSLAKQGKAPESVGTLPTHRPQFVGMVTGVTLIVVALTFLPMLALGPLAEGVH; via the coding sequence GTGAATAGCACAACAGCGGGAATCCTCTTCCTCGTATCGCTGATCATCGCGCTGGTCGCCGTGCATGTGCCGCTGGGCGACTACATGTACCGGGTCTACACGACCACGAAGGACTCTCGTTCCGAACGACTCATCTACCGGCTCATCGGCGCCGACTCGAAGGCCGAGCAGACCTGGGGTGCCTACGCGCGCAGCGTGCTCGCCTTCTCGGCGGTCAGCATCCTGTTCCTGTTCCTCCTCCAGCTGGTCCAGGGCAAGCTGCCGTTGCACCTCAACGACCCCGGCACCCCGATGACCCCGGCGCTGGCGTGGAACACCGCGGTCAGCTTCGTGACCAACACCAACTGGCAGGCCTATTCAGGTGAATCCACACAGGGCCACCTGGTGCAGATGGCCGGCCTCGCGGTGCAGAACTTCGTCTCCGCCGCCGTCGGCATGGCCGTCGCCATCGCGTTCGTCCGAGGGCTGGCCCGACGCAACACGGGCGACCTGGGCAACTTCTGGGTGGACCTGGTTCGCGGCACCGTCCGAATTCTGTTGCCGCTCTCCGTCATTGCCGCGATCATCCTGGTCGCCGGCGGCGCGATCCAGAACTTCCACCTGCACGACCAGGTCGTCAACACCCTGGCCGGTGGTCAGCAGACCATCACCGGCGGGCCGGTCGCCAGCCAGGAGGTCATCAAGGAACTCGGCACCAACGGTGGCGGCTTCTACAACGCGAACTCCGCGCACCCGTTCGAGAACCCGACGTCGTGGACGAACTGGATCGAGATCTTCCTGCTGTCCTGCATCGCGTTCTCGCTGCCCCGCACGTTCGGCCGGATGGTCGAAAGCAAGAAGCAGGGCTACGCGATCGCCGCGGTGATGGGCGTGATCGCCACCATCAGCGTCACCTTCATGCTGTGGTTCCAGATTCAAGCCCACGGCACCGTCCCGACGGCGGTCGGGTCGGCGATGGAAGGTGTGGAACAACGCTTCGGCGTACCCGACTCCGCGGTCTTCGCCGACCTCACCACGCTGACATCCACTGGTGCTGTCGACTCGTTCCACGATTCGTACACCAGCCTCGGCGGCATGATCACGTTGTTCAACATGCAACTCGGCGAAGTCGCCCCCGGCGGCGTGGGCTCCGGCCTGTACGGCATGCTCATCCTGGCGATCATCACCGTGTTCGTCGCGGGCCTGATGGTCGGGCGCACCCCGGAGTATCTCGGCAAGAAGATCACGCCACGTGAGATCAAGCTCGCGGCAACGTATTTCCTGATCACTCCGCTGATCGTGCTGACCGGCACGGCCGTCGCGATGGCACTGCCGGGGCAGCGGGCGGGCATGCTCAACACCGGTCCGCACGGCCTGTCCGAGGTGCTCTACGCGTTCACCTCGGCGACCAACAACAACGGATCGGCGTTCGCAGGCATCACCGTCAACACCAACTGGTACAACACCGCGTTGGGCCTGGCGATGGTGTTCGGCCGCTTCCTCCCGATCATCTTCGTGCTGGCACTCGCCGGATCCCTCGCCAAGCAGGGCAAGGCACCGGAGTCCGTCGGCACCCTACCCACCCATCGACCGCAGTTCGTCGGCATGGTCACCGGCGTGACGCTGATCGTCGTCGCGCTGACCTTCCTGCCGATGCTCGCACTCGGCCCGCTCGCTGAAGGAGTCCACTGA
- a CDS encoding potassium-transporting ATPase subunit C, with translation MKISNLARQHWAALRALLVLTVIVGLAYPVFIWLVGQLPGLRDQANGSIIEVNGKEVGSSLIGQSFTDKDGNALPKYFQSRPSSAGTGYDPLSTSASNLGPESVVDTPVGGADNPAEDKPSLLTQICTRSKAIGTLEGVNGARPFCTGGGVGAVLSVIGARDAQGNVVHPTRVVSVNEPCETTKAPFLNTYEGVHVECAKSGEDYSIGQIVPIRGAASADPKVPADAVTASGSGLDPDISIAYADLQVNRVAQARGISADLVKDAIADNTDGRWLGFFGEPAVNVLKLNLELDQKYPAKS, from the coding sequence ATGAAAATCTCGAATTTGGCTCGCCAACACTGGGCCGCGCTACGCGCCCTGCTCGTCCTCACGGTCATCGTCGGCCTTGCGTACCCGGTGTTCATCTGGCTGGTCGGCCAGCTCCCCGGGCTGCGCGACCAGGCCAACGGCTCGATCATCGAGGTAAACGGAAAGGAGGTGGGCAGCAGCCTCATTGGGCAGTCGTTCACCGACAAGGACGGCAACGCGCTGCCCAAGTACTTCCAGAGCAGGCCGTCGTCAGCGGGTACCGGCTACGACCCGCTGTCCACCAGTGCGAGCAACCTCGGCCCGGAAAGCGTCGTCGACACGCCCGTCGGCGGTGCCGACAATCCAGCCGAAGACAAGCCGAGCCTGCTGACGCAGATCTGCACGCGCAGCAAGGCCATCGGCACGCTGGAAGGTGTCAACGGCGCGCGCCCATTCTGCACCGGCGGAGGCGTGGGTGCGGTGTTGTCGGTGATCGGGGCCCGCGACGCGCAGGGCAACGTCGTGCACCCGACGCGCGTCGTCAGCGTCAACGAACCGTGTGAGACGACGAAGGCGCCCTTCCTCAACACCTATGAAGGCGTCCACGTCGAGTGCGCGAAGTCCGGTGAGGACTACAGCATCGGTCAGATCGTGCCCATCCGCGGCGCCGCCTCAGCGGACCCGAAGGTGCCCGCCGACGCCGTCACCGCCAGCGGTAGCGGCCTGGACCCGGACATCTCGATCGCCTACGCAGATCTGCAGGTGAACCGCGTGGCCCAGGCCCGCGGCATCAGCGCCGACCTGGTCAAAGACGCCATCGCGGACAACACCGACGGCCGCTGGCTCGGCTTCTTCGGTGAACCCGCGGTCAACGTGCTGAAGCTCAACCTCGAACTGGACCAGAAGTATCCGGCAAAGAGCTGA
- the kdpB gene encoding potassium-transporting ATPase subunit KdpB, protein MSVATLEPTRPQADNPKRMRGGLLDPKMLWTSLPDALRKLDPRTLWRNPVMFIVEIGAVWSTILAVAEPSWFGWLTVIWLWLTVVFANLAEAVAEGRGKAQAESLRKTKTATMARRLIGWRPGAPGREDEVAAPLLQQGDIVVVEAGQTIPGDGDVVEGIASVDESAITGESAPVIRESGGDRSAVTGGTTVLSDRIVVRITQKPGESFIDRMIALVEGANRQKTPNEIALNILLASLTIIFVFAVATLQPLAIFSKANNPGVPDSLALTGNGVSGIVMVSLLVCLIPTTIGALLSAIGIAGMDRLVQRNVLAMSGRAVEAAGDVNTLLLDKTGTITLGNRQAAAFVPLTGVTPHELADAAQLSSLADETPEGRSIVVFAKQEYGLRARTPGELDKAQWVEFSAQTRMSGVDLENGHSLRKGAASSVAEWVRSQGGRVTTELGDIVDGISAAGGTPLVVGRVVEGTASVLGVIHLKDVVKQGMRERFDEMRRMGIRTVMITGDNPLTAKAIADEAGVDDFLAEATPEDKMALIKKEQAGGKLVAMTGDGTNDAPALAQADVGVAMNTGTSAAKEAGNMVDLDSDPTKLIEIVEIGKQLLITRGALTTFSIANDIAKYFAIIPAMFVALFPGLDLLNIMRLHSPQSAILSAVIFNAIIIVALIPLSLRGVRYTPSSASKLLSRNLYIYGLGGIIAPFIGIKLIDLVIQFLPGM, encoded by the coding sequence ATGTCCGTCGCCACCCTCGAACCCACTCGGCCGCAAGCCGATAACCCGAAACGCATGCGGGGCGGCCTGCTCGACCCCAAGATGCTGTGGACGTCGCTGCCCGACGCGCTGCGCAAGCTCGACCCACGCACGCTGTGGCGCAACCCGGTCATGTTCATCGTCGAGATCGGTGCCGTGTGGAGCACCATCCTTGCGGTCGCCGAACCGTCCTGGTTCGGCTGGCTGACCGTGATATGGCTCTGGCTGACAGTCGTTTTCGCCAACCTCGCCGAAGCCGTCGCCGAGGGCCGCGGTAAGGCGCAAGCCGAGTCGCTGCGCAAAACCAAAACCGCGACCATGGCGCGCCGCCTGATCGGCTGGCGGCCGGGCGCCCCCGGTCGCGAGGACGAAGTCGCCGCTCCCCTGCTGCAGCAGGGCGACATCGTGGTCGTCGAAGCCGGCCAGACCATCCCCGGCGACGGTGACGTCGTCGAAGGCATTGCCTCGGTGGACGAATCAGCGATCACCGGCGAATCCGCGCCCGTCATCCGCGAATCGGGCGGCGACCGCTCCGCGGTCACCGGCGGCACCACCGTGCTGTCCGACCGCATCGTCGTCAGGATCACGCAGAAGCCCGGCGAGAGCTTCATCGACCGGATGATCGCCCTCGTCGAGGGCGCCAACCGGCAGAAGACACCCAACGAGATCGCGCTCAACATCCTGCTCGCGTCGCTGACGATCATCTTCGTGTTCGCCGTCGCGACCCTGCAGCCGCTGGCGATCTTCTCCAAGGCCAACAACCCCGGCGTGCCGGATTCGCTGGCGCTCACCGGCAACGGCGTCTCCGGCATCGTGATGGTCTCACTGCTGGTTTGTCTGATCCCGACGACGATCGGCGCGCTGCTGTCGGCCATCGGCATCGCAGGCATGGACCGCCTGGTGCAACGCAACGTGCTGGCCATGTCCGGTCGCGCCGTCGAGGCCGCCGGTGACGTCAACACGCTGCTGCTCGACAAGACCGGCACGATCACGCTGGGCAACCGGCAGGCCGCCGCGTTCGTTCCGCTGACCGGGGTGACGCCGCACGAGTTGGCCGACGCCGCCCAGCTGTCCAGCCTCGCCGACGAGACGCCTGAAGGTCGCTCCATCGTCGTGTTCGCCAAGCAGGAATACGGGTTGCGTGCCCGCACACCAGGCGAACTCGACAAGGCGCAGTGGGTCGAGTTCAGCGCGCAGACCCGAATGTCCGGCGTCGACCTCGAGAACGGGCACTCGCTGCGCAAGGGCGCGGCCAGTTCGGTTGCCGAGTGGGTGCGCTCCCAAGGCGGCCGGGTGACAACGGAACTGGGCGATATCGTCGACGGCATCTCCGCGGCGGGCGGCACCCCGCTGGTCGTCGGGCGGGTCGTCGAAGGGACCGCGTCGGTGCTCGGCGTCATCCACCTCAAGGACGTCGTCAAGCAGGGCATGCGGGAGCGGTTCGACGAGATGCGCCGGATGGGTATCCGCACGGTGATGATCACCGGCGACAACCCGTTGACCGCCAAGGCCATTGCCGACGAGGCCGGTGTCGACGACTTCCTCGCCGAGGCCACGCCCGAGGACAAGATGGCGTTGATCAAGAAGGAGCAGGCGGGCGGCAAGTTGGTCGCGATGACCGGTGACGGCACCAACGACGCGCCCGCACTGGCGCAGGCCGATGTCGGCGTCGCGATGAACACCGGCACGTCGGCGGCCAAAGAAGCCGGCAATATGGTCGATCTCGACTCCGATCCGACCAAGCTGATCGAGATCGTGGAGATCGGCAAGCAACTGCTCATCACGCGCGGCGCCTTGACGACGTTCTCCATCGCCAACGACATCGCCAAGTACTTCGCCATCATCCCGGCGATGTTCGTGGCGCTGTTCCCCGGACTGGATCTGCTCAACATCATGCGGTTGCACAGCCCGCAGTCGGCGATCCTGTCCGCGGTGATCTTCAACGCGATCATCATCGTCGCGCTGATCCCCCTGTCGCTGCGTGGTGTGCGCTACACACCGAGCAGTGCGTCAAAGCTGTTGAGCCGCAACCTCTACATCTACGGGCTCGGCGGCATCATCGCGCCGTTCATCGGGATCAAACTGATCGACCTCGTCATCCAATTCTTGCCAGGAATGTGA
- the kdpF gene encoding K(+)-transporting ATPase subunit F, giving the protein MIPNIVGLVLAVLMALFLFAALLFPERF; this is encoded by the coding sequence GTGATTCCAAACATCGTGGGCCTGGTCCTCGCGGTCCTGATGGCCCTGTTCCTCTTCGCCGCATTGCTCTTCCCCGAGAGGTTCTAG
- a CDS encoding sensor histidine kinase KdpD, translated as MTRPVDDDRVSPSRYATKRGELRIYLGAAPGVGKTYAMLGEAHRRLERGTDLVAAVVETHGRKKTADLLSGIETVPPKYIEYRGKLFGELDVEAVLRRQPHVVLVDELAHTNTPGSKNPKRWQDVEELLDAGITVISTVNVQHLESLNDVVTQITGIEQQEKVPDEVVRAADQIELVDITPEALRRRLAHGNVYAPARVDAALSNYFRPGNLTALRELALLWLADQVDAALEKYRQENQITDTWEARERVVVAVTGGPESETLVRRASRIASKSSAELMVVHVVRGDGLSGVSAPHMGRVRELAISLGATLHTVVGDDVPSALLDFARDENATQLVIGTSRRSRWARIFDEGIGAAVVQQSGKIDVHMVTHDQAVRGSAWSRMTPRQHHAMSWLAAVVVPSAICAVIVYLIDPYLGIGGESAIFFIGVLIVALLGGVAPAALSALLSGLLLNYFLVAPRYTFTIAEPDSAVTVVVLLLVAVAVAALVDGAASRAREARRASQEAELLALFAGSVLRGADLNALLERVRETYSQRAVSLLREGAGIVGCVGTDPCVDVDTADTAIEVGDDEFWLLMAGRKLPARDRRVLGAVAKQAAGLVKQRELTEEAGKAEAIAQADELRRSLLSAVSHDLRTPLAAAKAAVSSLRSNDIDFSAEDTAELLATIEESVDQLTALVGNLLDSSRLAAGVLRPELRRVYLEETVQRALLGISKGVTGFRRQGVDRVKVEVSDAVVLADSGLLERVLANLIDNALRYAPDSPVRVTAGQVGERVLIAVVDEGPGIPRGAEAEVFAPFQRLGDHDTSIGVGLGMSVARGFVEAMGGTISVTDTPGGGLTVEIDLAAPRDGSV; from the coding sequence CTGACGCGTCCGGTGGATGATGATCGGGTGAGCCCGTCGCGGTACGCCACCAAACGCGGGGAGCTGCGCATTTACCTCGGCGCAGCTCCCGGCGTCGGTAAGACATACGCGATGCTCGGGGAGGCACACCGACGGCTCGAGCGCGGCACCGACCTGGTCGCCGCGGTCGTCGAGACCCATGGCCGCAAGAAGACCGCTGATCTGCTCAGTGGTATCGAGACCGTCCCGCCGAAGTACATCGAGTACCGCGGCAAGCTGTTCGGTGAGCTCGATGTCGAGGCGGTCCTGCGGCGCCAGCCGCACGTGGTGCTCGTCGACGAACTCGCGCACACCAACACCCCCGGCAGCAAGAACCCCAAACGCTGGCAGGACGTCGAGGAACTGCTCGACGCGGGCATCACCGTCATCTCGACGGTCAACGTGCAGCACCTGGAGAGCCTCAACGACGTCGTCACCCAGATCACCGGCATCGAGCAACAGGAGAAGGTGCCCGACGAGGTGGTCCGTGCCGCCGACCAGATCGAGTTGGTCGACATCACCCCGGAGGCGTTGCGACGCAGGCTCGCTCATGGCAACGTCTACGCCCCCGCACGCGTGGATGCCGCGCTGTCCAACTACTTCCGGCCCGGAAACCTCACGGCGCTACGGGAATTGGCGTTGCTGTGGCTGGCCGATCAGGTCGACGCCGCCCTCGAGAAGTACCGTCAGGAGAACCAGATCACCGACACCTGGGAGGCCCGCGAACGTGTCGTCGTGGCTGTCACCGGTGGTCCGGAGTCAGAAACATTGGTGCGCAGGGCGTCCCGGATCGCATCGAAGTCCAGCGCGGAACTGATGGTGGTGCACGTCGTTCGCGGTGACGGCCTCTCCGGGGTGTCTGCGCCTCACATGGGCAGAGTACGCGAACTCGCGATCAGCCTGGGCGCCACACTGCACACCGTCGTCGGCGACGACGTGCCAAGCGCGCTACTGGATTTCGCCCGCGACGAGAACGCCACCCAATTGGTGATCGGCACCTCGCGGCGGTCGCGGTGGGCTCGCATCTTCGACGAGGGCATCGGCGCCGCGGTGGTGCAACAGTCCGGCAAGATCGACGTACACATGGTCACCCACGACCAGGCCGTCCGCGGCTCGGCCTGGTCGCGGATGACGCCGCGCCAGCACCATGCGATGTCTTGGCTTGCCGCCGTTGTGGTTCCGTCCGCGATCTGCGCGGTGATCGTCTACCTGATCGACCCCTATCTGGGCATCGGAGGCGAAAGCGCCATCTTCTTCATCGGCGTGTTGATCGTCGCGCTGCTCGGTGGGGTGGCACCGGCGGCGTTGTCGGCGTTGCTATCTGGGCTGCTGCTGAACTATTTCCTTGTCGCGCCGCGGTACACGTTCACCATCGCCGAGCCCGACAGCGCGGTGACCGTGGTGGTGCTGCTGCTCGTCGCCGTGGCGGTCGCCGCGTTGGTCGACGGGGCGGCAAGTCGCGCGCGAGAAGCGCGACGGGCGTCGCAGGAAGCCGAACTGCTCGCGCTGTTCGCTGGGTCGGTGCTGCGCGGTGCGGATTTGAATGCGCTGCTCGAGCGGGTACGCGAAACCTACTCACAGCGCGCGGTCAGCCTGCTCCGGGAAGGCGCTGGCATCGTCGGATGCGTGGGTACGGACCCGTGCGTAGACGTCGACACCGCTGACACCGCAATCGAGGTCGGCGACGACGAGTTCTGGCTGTTGATGGCCGGGCGCAAACTACCCGCCCGCGATCGGCGGGTGCTGGGCGCGGTCGCGAAACAGGCGGCCGGCCTTGTCAAGCAGAGGGAACTGACCGAAGAGGCGGGTAAGGCCGAGGCCATCGCACAGGCCGACGAACTGCGCCGCTCGCTGCTGTCGGCGGTCAGCCACGATCTGCGCACCCCATTGGCCGCCGCCAAGGCCGCGGTGTCCAGCCTGCGCAGCAACGACATCGACTTCTCCGCCGAGGACACCGCCGAATTGCTGGCTACCATCGAGGAATCCGTCGACCAGCTCACGGCGCTGGTCGGCAACCTGTTGGATTCGTCGCGGCTGGCGGCCGGTGTGCTGCGGCCCGAACTGCGTCGGGTGTATCTGGAGGAAACGGTCCAGCGGGCACTGCTCGGAATCAGCAAGGGCGTCACCGGTTTCCGGCGCCAAGGCGTCGACCGGGTCAAGGTCGAAGTCAGCGATGCGGTGGTGCTGGCGGACAGCGGCCTGCTGGAGCGGGTGCTGGCCAACCTGATCGACAACGCGCTGCGCTATGCGCCGGACAGCCCCGTGCGCGTCACGGCCGGACAGGTCGGCGAGCGCGTGCTGATCGCGGTCGTCGACGAAGGACCCGGAATCCCCCGTGGCGCCGAAGCCGAGGTGTTCGCCCCGTTCCAGCGACTCGGTGACCACGACACGAGTATCGGTGTCGGACTTGGCATGTCGGTGGCGCGCGGGTTCGTCGAAGCGATGGGCGGCACGATCTCGGTGACCGATACCCCCGGCGGAGGACTCACCGTCGAGATCGACCTTGCCGCGCCCAGGGACGGCTCGGTATGA
- a CDS encoding alpha/beta fold hydrolase, producing MVGGLAQRYHVYGSGPVCLVHPGGPGVFWEYLRMPAIEQHLTMVYVEAMGTGASGRLATHPNGYTRSYYAKVIGALIDHLGQDEVYLLGHSYGGFVAQRFALDHPDRLTGLILYESAPVTGDEHGEEASRQVQAFAARNADNPELPTVLAALQSVGSITDDVELTRALRALTPAYFADYWAREAEFAYLRDQAQVTYISSLDGNLVPDVIDDRAALPTLSTPTLVIAGRYDVICGVRWAEELHNLIARSRLEILEKSGHFGHVEEPEAFTLAVTDFVDTTQAC from the coding sequence ATGGTCGGCGGCTTGGCTCAGCGCTATCACGTGTACGGCAGCGGACCGGTATGCCTTGTCCACCCTGGCGGGCCCGGTGTGTTCTGGGAGTACCTGCGGATGCCTGCCATCGAACAACACCTGACGATGGTCTATGTCGAGGCGATGGGCACTGGCGCGTCCGGCCGGCTCGCCACGCACCCGAACGGTTACACCCGTAGTTACTACGCCAAGGTCATCGGAGCGCTGATCGACCACCTCGGCCAAGACGAGGTCTATCTGCTCGGGCATTCGTACGGCGGCTTTGTGGCGCAGCGCTTTGCGCTGGACCACCCGGATCGGCTCACCGGGCTGATACTGTACGAGAGCGCTCCGGTCACCGGTGACGAGCATGGCGAGGAGGCCAGTCGCCAGGTCCAGGCGTTCGCTGCGCGCAATGCCGACAATCCTGAACTGCCAACCGTCCTCGCCGCGCTGCAGTCGGTGGGATCCATTACCGACGACGTCGAGCTCACTCGCGCTCTGCGCGCCCTGACGCCCGCCTATTTCGCTGACTATTGGGCACGAGAGGCCGAATTCGCGTACCTACGAGATCAAGCACAAGTCACTTACATCTCGAGTCTGGATGGCAACCTCGTTCCTGACGTCATCGACGACCGTGCCGCCCTGCCCACGCTGAGCACGCCCACGTTGGTGATCGCTGGCCGCTACGACGTGATCTGTGGCGTGCGCTGGGCCGAAGAACTGCACAATCTCATTGCGCGTTCCCGGCTCGAAATCCTGGAGAAGAGCGGTCACTTCGGCCACGTCGAAGAACCTGAGGCGTTCACCCTCGCGGTCACCGATTTCGTTGACACGACGCAAGCTTGCTGA
- a CDS encoding aldo/keto reductase encodes MPASLPVVTIGGELTVGRIGYGAMKLTGSQVWGDYPDRDAGIALLREVIERGVTFIDTADVYGPHFNELLIRDALYPYPEDLVIATKGGFVRGGFDYSTLDAVGNAQYLRQSAHMSARRLGVEQIDLYYLHSGRAKDAPFEDQVAVLADLRQQGVIKHIGLSNVTVEQFKAATAIVDISAVTAIYNVAVRAESALVAAAEAYGAVFSPWHPLTILDAGPEEAARIEAALAPIAERHDATIAQIALAWQLQRSPVSLPIPGTTSISHLEENLEAAALELSAEEAAAITHLVSE; translated from the coding sequence GTGCCTGCATCTTTGCCGGTGGTGACAATCGGTGGCGAGTTGACGGTGGGCCGCATTGGGTACGGCGCGATGAAGTTGACCGGGTCGCAAGTGTGGGGCGATTACCCTGACCGGGACGCCGGTATTGCGTTGCTGCGTGAGGTAATCGAGCGTGGTGTCACGTTCATCGACACCGCCGATGTCTACGGCCCGCATTTCAACGAACTGCTGATCCGCGATGCGTTGTACCCGTATCCGGAGGACCTGGTGATCGCAACGAAGGGTGGTTTCGTTCGCGGCGGCTTCGATTACTCGACGTTGGATGCGGTGGGGAACGCGCAGTATCTGCGCCAATCTGCGCACATGAGTGCCCGTCGGCTTGGTGTGGAGCAGATCGATCTGTACTACCTGCACAGCGGCCGTGCCAAAGATGCGCCGTTCGAGGATCAGGTCGCTGTGCTCGCCGACCTACGTCAACAGGGAGTCATCAAGCACATCGGATTGTCGAACGTGACGGTCGAACAGTTCAAAGCGGCCACCGCGATCGTCGACATCAGTGCCGTCACAGCGATATACAACGTTGCTGTGCGCGCCGAGTCTGCTCTGGTGGCTGCCGCGGAGGCATACGGCGCGGTGTTTTCTCCTTGGCATCCGCTGACCATTCTCGATGCGGGGCCCGAGGAGGCGGCACGCATCGAAGCTGCGCTGGCGCCGATCGCGGAGCGCCACGACGCGACGATCGCACAGATCGCGTTGGCTTGGCAGTTGCAGCGCTCACCCGTGTCATTGCCGATACCGGGCACGACCAGCATCAGTCACCTGGAAGAGAACCTCGAAGCGGCGGCACTGGAACTCAGCGCCGAGGAAGCTGCCGCGATCACCCACCTCGTCTCGGAGTGA
- a CDS encoding potassium-transporting ATPase: MLETGMSLLIFIVLTVAIFALLGLVQKLVENL; the protein is encoded by the coding sequence ATGTTGGAGACCGGCATGTCCTTGCTGATATTCATCGTGCTGACCGTGGCGATCTTCGCCCTGCTCGGCCTGGTCCAGAAGTTGGTCGAGAACCTGTGA